The Cygnus atratus isolate AKBS03 ecotype Queensland, Australia chromosome 25, CAtr_DNAZoo_HiC_assembly, whole genome shotgun sequence DNA segment ACGCGTCGAAGATGAGTCACTGCTTCAACACCTGCCCTAATTCACACACACCAGCTGTTTCAAACATTACCATTTAGTGAAATGCTCTCTTTATTCTAGAGTTCTTCTCTTAGCAGAATATTCCATACAAACACAAGTTGCGGAGATAATTTCCTTGTAACTCAAGAATAGTTTGTGCTTCACTAAAATTagacagagaagacaaaagccCAAACCGGCTAATATTCCAACACGCCATAAAAGCACACCTGACGAGCGAACAAGAGCCTGGGGTGACATCCCACAAACAGAAGCGTCACAAACAAGTAGGCTACTTCATAACGTGTTAAAAGATCTCAAGTCTCTACAGAGCAAAATGGAAGGGGAAACTCTGAAGGTTATGAGACactggccaaaaaaaaaccctcttatTATTTACATCGGTTAGGACTTCCCAGAGCAACTCCAGGAAGACCGTGCCTACAGCATTCTTGCCTGCTTCCAgactgacaaaagaaaaaagccctggATTTTACCTATTTAACTCCACACGCTGGATTCTACCTCTTTCACTCCAAACGTTGCACACTCTAGATCTACATACAGTACTTAGTTTTCCGGTATTAACTTAAACGTTGCAACTTACCTCCAATTTCAGGCCAGATTTTGTTCTTCCACTGATCTATACAAACTACTACAATAAGAGTGAACGCAACGAGGAACACCAGTCGAAGGGAAGTCAGAGCAAAGAACCTACGGGGAAGAAACGAACAGGTAAATAACCAGCAAGATCTGCGCGACGCATACGAAAGGAGACACAAACCACCCTCAAAACTTGGTAACAGCTACAGCAAGAGAGAAGTAAGCAAGCAGCAATCAGCCAGCGTTCAGCCTGCCCGCGCTGCCTGGGCCAGGAGCTTATCTCGCAGCTGCCTTGAGAATGTTTTATGGACCCGTAAAAACACGAGCTTGTGTCATTTCTAGCACAACCACCCTCATTTACAGCTCACCTGCCAGAGGCGAGCAGAGCCTACTGCCCTTCCTCTGCTGTTCGCCTAACAGCTTAatttctgctggctgcttttATGCTTTTAGATAGCGAGGAAAACATGCTGAGAGGGACAAAACtaaagcagagctcagcgctTCCAGCACTTGTTGTACGCAGAAACAGGTCACAAAGTCAAACTGTTCATTCGCCTAGCAGCTCGGCTCGCAGCCCAAACCCCAAACCGTAACCGGCCGGCTCTGGGAAGGGCTCTGAGGAGGAGGCAGCGCTCCCCAAACCCTGCGAGGGGCAGGACTGGGGGGCACAGAGCGCACCCCTACAGCACCGAGGGGCTCGGCCCGGGGTTCCGGGGCTCTGCCCGGGGTTTCAAGGACCCTGCCCGGGGCTTTGGGGGCCCTGCCCGGGGGTTCCAgggctgccccccccgccccagcccccagccccctgccccctccaGGGCTCGCTGCCAGGGCCCCACGCGCACCAAACCACCTCAGTTTCCCCCCCCCGGCTCTCCCCACCCCGTCAGGGCCCAGCAGGGCCCGGAGCCTCCccccgggagccgccgccgccgccgcccggttgggccctgcccgccccccgCGGTCCCCGGGGGCCGCTCACCAGAAGAGGCCGTGCGCCGCCGCCCACCACAGGGCGCTGCGGCCCGGCCGCTCCCACACGAGCGCGGCCTGCACGGAGCTCAGCAGCGGCTCGTAGGGCCCCaggcggccccgcagcgccgcgcTCAGCTCCTCcacccgccgccgccgctcgccggccccgccgggccgcgccgccATGGCTCCCTCACGGCATCAACATCCGGCCGCCGCCAACATGGCGGCCGCCAGGGGCAAGGGGGCCGGAGCCGCGCTGGGCGCCGCCATGTTGGCGCAGGCGCGGTGGAGGCGGCCGGGGAGGGAGCACGCGCGTTGCCGGGGCGCCGCGAGGGGGGCGGGAGacggggggagggggcagcggcggcgTGGCGGAAGTGCGCGGCGCGCAGGCGCAGTGCCCGtggcggcgggcgggaggcggcggcggcggcggaggggaggcgggaggggagcggagcggcGGGCGCCATGCCGCGGGAGATCATCACGCTGCAGCTGGGCCAGTGCGGCAACCAGAgtgagcggcggggccgggggcggcggcggggccggggcgggccggggcggggcggggcggggcgggagaGCGGGCcccgggcggggccgggccgctgtgagggagggggcggggcttggggcgggggcggggcttTTTGGAAGGGGTGtggcctggggagggggcgtgGTCTGAGGTGGGGCGCGGCTTCGGGGTGTCGTGGGCGGGGCATGCGCTGGGGGTGGGGAAAAGGGCGTGGCTTTGGGAAGGGGCGGGGCATTTGAAGAGggcggggctgcagggggcggggcctggcgAGCAGGTAGGGCGCGGGGGGCGGGGTCTGCCGGGGGCGGGGCTTCGGAGTGCCAGGGGCGGGGCCAGCCGTGGGGGGGTGTGGAtgcagggggcggggcctgctgaggggccgggggcggggcttggggaaggggcggggcctgcagcccccccaccccaatgaccccgttcccccccccccccgctgcccgcaGTCGGGTTCGAGTTCTGGAAGCAGCTCTGCGCCGAGCACGGCATCAGCCCCGAGGGCATCGTGGAGGAGTTCGCCACCGAGGGCACCGACCGCAAGGACGTCTTCTTCTACCAGGTACCCGcgggggcacggccccggcgTGCCGAGCCGGTGGGTGCTGCGCccgtgggtgctgggtgctgcagcgcTGGGTGCTGCGCCCATGGGTGCTGCTCcaatgggtgctgggtgctgtgccgataggtgctgggtgctgggtgccgcGCCGCTGCACTGATGGGTGCTGCACCAATGGGTGCTGCAACGCTGGGTGCTGTGCCGATGggcgctgggtgctgcagcGCTGGGTGCTGCACCGATGGGTGCTGCACCCTGCCCCTCTGGGCGCTGCACCTTGCCCCAAGGAATGCCTCCAGAGCTGTCCCGGCTGCTCCAGCTCTGTCCTCAGCAGCCCCCCGCTGGGGACGGCCGCGCTGCCTCGGCCCCCGTGGTTTGTCCCGGCGGCAGCGTGAGCCCCGCTCCTGCCGCCAGCACGCTGCCAGCcctcccggccctgccccgggTGCTGGAATGGACGCGGTGGGGAGGCAGGGCgtcaggctggggctgccccgtcTCACACCGCAGCGCCTAACTGCCGGGAGGGCCGGCCCGCTAGGGGAGAGCCAGCCCTCTGCGCTCGGGGGACGCTGTGAGGCACGTAAAGGGGCTCCGTGACATACAGACATAACGagttcctcttcctcctctccctccgGCAGACCCCGGCCGTGTTGTGCTCTCCTGCGGCCAGGGGGTGGCACGCTCAGTCGCGGCTTCCCCGCAGTAAGAAGCCGCGCCGAGCCGCGGCTGCGTCCTGatctccctgctcctccttACAGGCAGATGACGAGCACTACATCCCgcgagctgtgctgctggacctGGAGCCCCGAGTCATCCACTCCATCCTGAACTCCCCTTACGCCAACCTCTACAACCCAGAAAACATCTACCTGTCCGAGCACGGAGGCGGAGCTGGGAACAACTGGGCCAGCGGCTTCTCGCAGGTACCAGGCTCTGGTGCCCCCGCGCGCGAGCGCGGGTCGCGCATTTGGGGCACGAGGCTTTGCCACGGCCTTGCTCACGTCAGGCCAGCAGGTTCCGCAGAGCACCACGCCGCTCAGCAGGGACTTAGGGCTGACGATCTGGGGCGCCCTGGGTACGGGATCGCGTCGCCGGCCAGACTTGGCGGGGAAGAAACAAATCCCATTCCGGTCTcttttgcagggagaaaaaatccACGAAGATATCTTCGACATAATAGACAGAGAGGCTGATGGGAGCGACAGTTTGGAAGTAAGTAAATGGAGGACTTTGGCTGCGGCTGCCCTGCCTGGTGTTTTAAGCGCCAGGCTGGTGTTTTATGAGGTCAAGCTCAGTCCTTCAGAGCACGCAGACTGGCTCGGGTTGCTGAGGTGCTGAGCAGACagcgagcagggaggggagctggggaagcGAGGTCTTTTCTGTCGCTACTACATTTACCAGGCTTCCCCAGAAATCGTTGTACTGTGTGGGGCATTTTTCTGCCCCAAATGCTGCTTCCCCCAGGACCTAGCCTGCAGGAGGAGTTCCCGGCATTatcctgctttttcctttccctgttccACCCCCGTCCCGGGGCTCTCCCCCGCATCAGCTGAAGCAGCAGGCCTGCTGCCCTTCTTCTGGCTCCTCCTCCGGTGAAGGTCCTTGGGGGTGGGAAGGGCTGCGCTGAAACGAggcccctgctgctcctccacgCCTGCAGCAGCGGAGGGAGCCGCAGGGTGCCGGCAGGACGGGGTTTAAACAGCAGCAGGGTTGCTGAGTGCCCTGAAATCCACAGAACGAACGTGGACGGCGGCAGCTCCGTTCTCTCTCTAGCTGGATCGAAGGGGCACCAGGGACACCAAGAGCTTGGAGACAGCTTTCAGGCTGCCCTGCCGTCTGCCTCTGGCAGGACCTTGGCTGCCGTCGCGTAAACCCAGTTTCTGCGTGGGGACAGACACGGCTCGCTGGTGTTTGTGTCGGGCTGTCACATGGcaacagagaaagggaaaatgcgGTTTGCAAATAAGCTGGCAGCTCCAAGAGCGGGTCGTGGGACCTGCCGCAAAGGCGGGGGAGCTGCCCTGAAGTTAGGTAGAGGGAGTTTGGCTTCAGAGACCCGGGAAGGCTCGCCCAGGGAAAGGGCTGAGAAGGTCTGCGTCCATTTTGTGTGACCACCTGGGTCCTGAAGGTGACGTCTGAGCTGTTCTGAAGCCTGGTTTGGGCTGGGAGGAATCCAGGAGGCTCCTGAGCAGCGCTCGTACGTTGTGGTGCGTGCAGAGAAGTGGATTCCTCCCCCGCTGGCAGAAGTGGCGCGACGAGCGTGCGGTCTGGAGGAGCCAGGGCTAAGCTCTGCCGgcctccagctccctccctgcagccctggccacGGAGGGAGGTTCTCACCCTTGCCGCCAGCGGCGTCGCAGCGcgcctctgccctgctctcGGGGCTGACCCGGACCTCGTTCTGCTTCCTCCCAGGGCTTTGTGCTTTGCCACTCCATCGCCGGCGGGAcgggctcggggctgggctCCTACCTCCTGGAGAGGCTGAATGACAGGTGAGCGCTCGGCCCCGTCCCCTTCCCGCACcgcagcagagcctggcccaGGCCCGGGCACCCGGCCAGAGCTGAGAGCTGGAGAGAGCTGACTCAGAGCCCGGGCCACCGCCCCCACCCAAACACTGTCTTGTGCAATCCCTGGCGAAGAGCCCGGGGAAGGGATGGCTCCTGATACGCCTGGGGACTACAGAGGCTCTGGAGCTGGGCTCGCGCCGTCCCAGCGCTGCCTTCCCTCGGCCCTTCTTAGCAGGCAGCTGCCTTCTGCCGCCCTGAGCGCgccggggaggggaggaggctcTAGCTGTGGGCTTTGAGCCGCCGTCCCCGCCTGTCGGAGCTTGCAGCCTCTTGAAAAGGCTTGCGAGCAGCTGCTTAATCAGCCTGCGGATGGCTCAGCCTTGCCTGTAGCTCCGTCTGGCAGCCTGCTCCCGTGCTGCTGGGGTAGGCACTGCTGGGACAAATTCCCTCCCTGGGAGCCGACTCTGGCATGCAGCGCTGGTGACTCACTGCTGTCCTGAGCCCTGGAGACTGCGAAGAGAGCTTGTGGGAGGAGAGAGTGCTGCCTTGGCCCTGTTAACCCTTGAGGGGGCTGGGCTTTCTCGCCAGGTATCCCAAGAAGCTGGTGGAGACCTACTCGGTTTTCCCAAACCAGGACGAGATGAGCGACGTGGTGGTGCAGCCCTACAACTCCCTGCTGACGCTGAAGAGGCTGACTCAGAACGCCGACTGCGTGGTAAGGGTCCCCAGCAGCTCAGACCGGGCAGATTTGGTGGTTCAGGGGGGCGAGGACGCTGCTCTGACCCCTGCCGAGCTGTCCTGCTCGGCGGTTCTGCCCCCGGGATCCGGCAGATTTTTCCCGTGGCAGCGAGGGGCTGGCCGTGCTTCCCCTGCAGCGCTGCAGCCTGCCGCTTGAGCTCCATTCCAGCAGCGCTGTCAGCACCCGCAGGCCCCAACCACGCAGCACCTCCagcccgcacccccccccccccaacctcaGCTCCTAACCACGACACCCGCTCGTCCCTCCCGGCTTACCCCCGCCCCTGtagcagggcaggggaggctcTGCCGGAGCTGCCGAGGCTGAAGCTGCCGTGAGGTGCTGGCCCAGAGGCTGCGCTCTTCGGGAGAGCGCTGGGGAGCAGGGCCAAGGCGGAGGGCAGAGCTCCCATTGACAGTGTCAGTTACGCTCCCCGAATGAGTCAGCTCGTGGTTTCCAGCGTCTGCCACCTGCCGCGGGAGGGCTCGGCCGGGCTGCGGCGCTCGGGGCCCGCGCTGGGCCGGGCTGCGGGATCCGGTGCCCTCAGCCACGTGGCCGGGGCTGCCTCTTTTCCTCTGGGTGCCTCCTTTAGGCTTCACggagctggtttttttttttttttttttttttttttaatttattttttcctcttgcaggtGGTTCTAGACAACACAGCCCTGAATCGGATCGCCACAGACCGGCTGCACATTCAGAATCCCTCGTTCTCCCAGATCAACCAGCTGGTGAGAAGGGAGaagctggagaagctggcacGGGGCTTTCCTGGTGGTTTTTAATTTGGTTTGAGCCTGCTCCCCGGGCTCAGCGTGACGGCGGGCAGCCTGGAGCCGTGAACGAGAGCCCTCTGCCCTTCCTCGGGGTGGATTTCCCTGGGCACCCCAGCCTCCCTCGGCCCCGCTGCGTGAAGCGGGCTTCGAACATGCTCGGTGGCCACGCGGTGAcccgctcctctcccccccGCACAAGGTTTCCACCATCATGTCTGCCAGCACCACCACGCTCAGGTATCCCGGGTACATGAACAACGACCTCATCGGGCTGATCGCCTCGCTCATCCCCACCCCGCGGCTGCACTTCCTCATGACGGGCTACACGCCGCTCACTACGGACCAGTCGGTAAGGCGGACCAGTGGGTAAGGCAGCCCGCCAGGGGGCTCCTCCCTTTCCCCGAGGGCAGCGGGAGCTGCCACGCTCGCCTGGTGCCACCCCTCAGCCCCGGAGCCGTGGCGTGAGCTGTAAATGCTCGGTCCTAATCGGCGTGCAGCCACCTCGCGTGACGGCCCGAGCGTGCCGCAGCTGTGCATGTGCTGGGCTGCCTCCTACACGCCTCAGGTCGGCGGTGGCAGCTTTGGGAGAGCCGACAACGTCTGATTCGGCAAAAGCCATCCTGAGAAACGATCGGAGCGAGCCCAGTGAAGCAGCCCTGCCAGGCCTGTCACCGCAGCGAGCCACCAACTCGGGCCACGCGGGGCAGAACGCTGTTGGTCGGTGTCATGCTGAGGCTGAGCGTGGTCTCCAGGTGTCAGCCCCTTCCCCGAAGGGATGGTCACCCTTCAGCTGTATCAAATGCTGCCGCTCGTGTTCAGCTCGGCCCCAGCCcgtgcccccccacccccggccgCAGGGGAGACCGGGGCTGTGTTGTTTTGAGACACTCACCTGCGTTGGCCGCGTCTCAGTTCTGCTCGGGGCTAACAGCTGCTGTTCTCCTCTCATTGTGTGCATTTCCTCAGGATGTTACTCAGAGAAGCAAATCTGAAAAACTGCTGGCTCTGAAAAGGGTATCGAGTGTGTGATCTGTCCTCCCAGGGAGGAGTGCGGGGAGGGGTTCAGCCAGCAGCTCGGAGGGGGCCTGGGCTGCCACACCGCCAAGCTGGCCTCGCCACGGGCACGCTCCTTTGGGTGCTGGCAAAGGCTGACAGCACTCGGGGaccgctgcagccccccacgGGCTCACCGCGGAGCGATGGGGTGGGCTGCAGTGGGGAACGACCCCatcctctcctccagccccgctccccgtcttggcagcagggcaggacaggCGCTTGGTGGCAGCAACACGAAACGTGGCCCTGGCGCTCTGAGCTCGGCTGAGCTTCACCCCTCAGCCCccgctgtgctgctggaggagctcagCTCCCTCCTTGGAGCCTTcgtcgctgctgctgctctcagcctgGCCGTGCCTGTGGTGTGGCTTGGGGATTTGCCCATCCTGCATGCAGCTTTGCATGTGGCTCTATCCCCCGGGGCGAGGGCTTCTCCCTCCAGCTGCCCTCAGCTCCTGCGTGCGTGTGCCGGGCAGCGGGAGGGCAAGGGAGCAGCGCACCCGCCGCCTCTGACCCCCGACTGCCGCTTGCAGGTGGCCAGCGTGAGGAAAACCACGGTTCTGGATGTGATGAGAAGATTGCTGCAGCCTAAAAACGTGATGGTGTCCACGGGGCGAGACAGGCAGACCAACCACTGCTACATCGCCATCCTCAACATCATCCAGGGGGAGGTGGATCCCACGCAGGTGAGCTCCTGCGGGGATAAGCCACCGCAGCCATTTCAGGTGGTCGAGGGAATGGTGTGGGAAGGGCACAGTCACCCCCTTCCTGCATGGGGATCCCTCAGCGAGCCTGAGGTGCCTGAGAACTGGCTCCAGGTTGCTCCTGCGTGGGCCCTGACTTCCCAGGAGGGCCATTTGTCCCTGCTGTTTGCTGAAATCCTCCTTTCTGAGGTCATACGTCCCGCAAGGAGCAGCTCCCGGGGCTGCTTTGCCCACCGCTTTTCTCCCCCTCGCTGCTCTCGTCCCACCAGGTTCACAAGAGCCTGCAGCGGATCCGGGAGAGAAAGCTGGCCAACTTCATCCCCTGGGGTCCTGCCAGCATCCAGGTGGCTTTGTCGCGCAAGTCCCCCTACCTGCCGTCCGCACACCGCGTCAGCGGCCTGATGATGGCAAACCACACCAACATCTCCTCGGTGAGTGCCTTCCCTCTGCGCCGCGGGCAGCACCGGCACCCCGGAGCTGAGGTTCTCACCTTCCAGGCACAAACGTTCCTTCTCTTGGCCTTTCCcaaagccccagcagggccTGCGGATGAGGGGTGGGGGCCAGTTGCCGCCTGCAGCACGGCGAGGttcagctccagcctggggtcCCGGCCTTCCTCGCTGTAGGCAGGGTCCCCATCCctggtgctgctctcccaggAGCACGACTCCTTTCTTCCTGGGCTAAAGCAGCCTCAGGAGCACGAGCTGAGGGCGAGCGTTGGCTGGGTGCAGGCCGGCCgggcaggagctggtgctgctcGCCCTCCTCCCTCCCGAGCAGCAGCCGGGGGAGGCCGAGGGCCCCATCCCGCTGGCTCTGCGTGCGGGCTCCCCGGGGACCCGCGGCCCCCCTGACCGCCGCGCTGCCGCTCTCCAGCTGTTTGAGCGGACGTGCCGGCAGTACGACAAGCTGCGCAAGCGGGAGGCCTTCCTGGAGCAGTTCCGCAAGGAGGACATCTTCAAGGACAACTTCGACGAGCTGGACAACTCCCGGGAGATCGTGCAGCAGCTGATCGACGAGTACCACGCGGCCACGCGCCCCGACTACATCTCCTGGGGCACGCAGGAGCAGTGAGCGCCCTGTGCGCGGGGACGGGAGGGTCCCACGGCCGCCCCCACGCACGCCGGCAGGGCTCGGCTCTGCTGCGCCCACCTTTAGCACCCCTCCGAGCTGCCCGGTCGCAGCCGGAGTCGCCGCAGcggctgcacacacacacgcctTCCTCGAAGGGCCCCTGAAGACCCTTGGCAGGGGACAGCCTCCGCTCCACCGCGTGCCCTGGCCCAGGACGGgactggggcagctgctggtaGGGAAACCTCTTCCCCTGGGAGCACGCGCTCGCACGGAGGAGGGCGAGAGCAAAACTGGGGGCCTGGAGCAGGCCTGGCCCAAAGAGCTGGGTCCTGGGGCCGAGGGCTCTGCGTGGCCGAGCCAGTCCTTGCCCTGG contains these protein-coding regions:
- the TUBG1 gene encoding tubulin gamma-1 chain, which translates into the protein MPREIITLQLGQCGNQIGFEFWKQLCAEHGISPEGIVEEFATEGTDRKDVFFYQADDEHYIPRAVLLDLEPRVIHSILNSPYANLYNPENIYLSEHGGGAGNNWASGFSQGEKIHEDIFDIIDREADGSDSLEGFVLCHSIAGGTGSGLGSYLLERLNDRYPKKLVETYSVFPNQDEMSDVVVQPYNSLLTLKRLTQNADCVVVLDNTALNRIATDRLHIQNPSFSQINQLVSTIMSASTTTLRYPGYMNNDLIGLIASLIPTPRLHFLMTGYTPLTTDQSVASVRKTTVLDVMRRLLQPKNVMVSTGRDRQTNHCYIAILNIIQGEVDPTQVHKSLQRIRERKLANFIPWGPASIQVALSRKSPYLPSAHRVSGLMMANHTNISSLFERTCRQYDKLRKREAFLEQFRKEDIFKDNFDELDNSREIVQQLIDEYHAATRPDYISWGTQEQ